Proteins found in one uncultured Desulfuromonas sp. genomic segment:
- the accB gene encoding acetyl-CoA carboxylase biotin carboxyl carrier protein — MDIKDIKSLIKVITDTDITEFEMENEEQRIVIKRGSEPEIVHVSAPAYAPAQPAVAPASAPAAPAVAAEAPAAVINDQYETIPSPIVGTFYVAPSPDSDPYVKVGDVVEAGQTLCIVEAMKLMNEIEAEFKCKIIEISKANAQPVEFGDALFVVEKV, encoded by the coding sequence ATGGATATTAAAGATATCAAGTCATTGATCAAAGTTATTACGGATACGGATATTACAGAATTTGAGATGGAAAACGAAGAGCAGCGCATTGTCATTAAGCGCGGCAGTGAGCCGGAAATTGTGCATGTTTCCGCCCCTGCTTATGCTCCTGCTCAGCCCGCTGTTGCACCAGCGTCGGCTCCGGCTGCACCTGCAGTCGCTGCTGAAGCACCTGCAGCTGTGATCAATGATCAATATGAAACCATTCCTTCACCGATTGTTGGTACATTTTACGTGGCACCTTCCCCGGATTCTGATCCATATGTCAAGGTTGGTGATGTTGTCGAAGCTGGCCAGACTTTGTGTATCGTTGAAGCGATGAAGTTGATGAATGAAATTGAGGCTGAATTCAAGTGCAAAATCATCGAGATTTCCAAAGCCAATGCCCAACCGGTTGAATTTGGTGATGCCTTGTTTGTTGTTGAAAAGGTATAA
- a CDS encoding shikimate kinase → MNFVGGCQVLSDKNIYLVGFMGAGKSTVGRLLASALNVDFVDLDEMIVERFQSTINEIFTEKGEAVFRLFETDLLQEFSVKEGLVFSTGGGIIGAERNWQIMNSCGVVVFLACSWPTLLARLESSSERPLVNKNDLTSLKALYESRLELYQRADVQIDVDELSPEEVVSEIKQKLAQG, encoded by the coding sequence ATGAATTTTGTTGGGGGTTGCCAGGTTTTGAGCGATAAAAATATTTATTTGGTTGGTTTTATGGGGGCGGGGAAATCAACAGTAGGTAGATTGCTTGCAAGTGCTCTTAATGTTGATTTTGTTGATCTTGATGAAATGATTGTTGAAAGATTTCAATCTACAATCAATGAGATTTTCACTGAGAAGGGAGAAGCTGTTTTTCGGCTCTTTGAAACTGATCTCCTTCAGGAATTTTCTGTCAAAGAAGGACTGGTTTTTTCAACTGGTGGCGGTATTATCGGTGCTGAGAGAAACTGGCAGATAATGAACTCTTGTGGTGTGGTTGTTTTTCTGGCCTGTTCATGGCCGACGTTGCTTGCGCGTTTAGAAAGCTCATCAGAGAGGCCTCTTGTTAATAAAAACGATTTGACGTCGTTGAAAGCTTTATATGAGAGTCGTCTGGAACTCTACCAAAGGGCTGATGTGCAGATTGATGTTGATGAATTGAGCCCGGAAGAGGTTGTGTCGGAAATCAAACAAAAGCTTGCGCAAGGATAG
- the aroB gene encoding 3-dehydroquinate synthase, which yields MEKLSVGLGERSYQILISPHGFVGLCEELHRIEFPGKVVIVTNTTVFPLYGPSVRQLLEESGYDVEQIIVEDGESYKNAETLNTIYTRLIELGCDRHSGIIALGGGVVGDMAGYAAATFLRGVPFVQIPTTVLAQVDSSVGGKTAINHPLGKNLIGAFYQPRAVFINVATLATLDQRNVLAGIAEVIKYGVMFDETFFFWLEEHVEPLLSLDTEALAYAIRRSCELKAEVVAADERESSVRAVLNYGHTFGHAVEQLSGYGTVLHGEAVAIGMLVAAKVSKQMGLCQDADVERLSRLLGAFGFATQPPLFSLEEYLAAMGRDKKVHSGILRFIVNVGMGESRIVSLEDPESVFKSVLG from the coding sequence GTGGAAAAACTGAGTGTAGGACTTGGAGAACGCAGCTATCAGATCCTGATTTCCCCTCATGGATTTGTCGGTCTGTGTGAAGAATTACATCGGATTGAATTTCCCGGTAAGGTTGTCATTGTTACGAATACAACTGTTTTTCCTCTGTATGGCCCTTCGGTAAGACAACTGCTGGAAGAATCGGGCTATGATGTTGAGCAGATTATTGTCGAGGACGGTGAATCTTATAAAAATGCTGAAACTCTTAATACGATTTATACGCGATTGATTGAATTAGGATGTGATCGCCATTCCGGCATTATTGCTTTGGGCGGCGGTGTTGTGGGAGATATGGCGGGCTATGCCGCCGCGACTTTTTTGCGCGGCGTACCGTTTGTACAGATTCCAACCACGGTTCTTGCTCAGGTTGACAGTTCTGTTGGAGGTAAGACGGCGATCAATCATCCGCTGGGTAAAAACTTGATTGGGGCTTTTTACCAACCGCGGGCTGTTTTTATCAACGTGGCGACATTGGCGACGTTGGATCAGCGCAATGTTCTGGCCGGGATTGCCGAGGTCATCAAATATGGTGTTATGTTTGATGAGACGTTTTTTTTCTGGCTCGAAGAACACGTTGAACCGTTGTTATCGTTGGACACTGAGGCATTGGCGTATGCCATTCGCCGTTCCTGTGAGTTGAAAGCTGAGGTTGTGGCTGCTGATGAACGGGAATCCTCTGTTCGGGCAGTGCTGAATTATGGCCATACGTTTGGTCATGCAGTTGAGCAGTTATCCGGTTATGGTACGGTTTTGCATGGTGAAGCTGTAGCGATCGGTATGCTCGTTGCTGCAAAAGTTTCTAAGCAGATGGGCCTTTGTCAAGATGCCGATGTTGAACGTTTGAGCCGATTATTGGGCGCTTTTGGCTTTGCGACCCAACCGCCGCTATTTTCTCTTGAAGAGTATTTGGCGGCGATGGGGAGGGATAAAAAGGTTCACAGCGGCATTTTGCGCTTTATTGTCAATGTCGGAATGGGAGAGAGTCGTATTGTCTCTCTTGAAGATCCTGAATCTGTTTTTAAATCTGTATTGGGTTGA
- a CDS encoding Xaa-Pro peptidase family protein — translation MLKYRIDRLREIMHREDVDAVIFFNPVNLLYFCGFTGTDGVLLVTREQSYFLTDSRYVAQAEVQVSAGFKRQYSQKVEGVIEALTECAVNRVGFEADFVTVSFHQKLLKQASSFDLVPLDAPLGMFRQVKDDAEIRCLEKAALLNKQAFDAVIPLIKPGVSEREVALELECFLRRAGGEEKAFDLIVASGDRGALPHGVASDKKIESGDLVTIDFGTRYQRYHSDETVTVAVGEVSRELRAIYDVVLQAHDLALAALTPSVKASEIDAVARQYIEKKGYGKYFGHGLGHGVGLEIHEAPTVSPSSEAFLTTGMVFTIEPGIYIPGVGGVRIEDTVVMTVDGYRCLTQIPKIYRQVA, via the coding sequence ATGTTAAAGTATCGGATTGATCGCTTACGCGAAATTATGCATCGTGAAGATGTCGATGCCGTCATTTTCTTTAACCCTGTAAATTTACTTTATTTTTGCGGGTTTACCGGGACTGATGGTGTCTTGTTGGTGACCCGCGAACAGAGTTATTTTTTAACAGATTCGCGATATGTTGCGCAGGCCGAAGTGCAAGTGTCCGCCGGGTTTAAGCGCCAGTATTCCCAAAAAGTCGAAGGGGTTATCGAGGCTTTAACGGAATGTGCGGTAAATCGGGTGGGGTTTGAAGCCGATTTTGTGACGGTTTCTTTCCATCAAAAATTGCTTAAACAGGCCTCTTCATTTGACTTGGTACCCTTGGATGCCCCTCTGGGGATGTTCCGCCAAGTAAAAGACGATGCAGAGATTCGTTGTCTCGAGAAAGCTGCTCTGCTGAATAAACAGGCCTTTGATGCTGTTATTCCGCTGATAAAGCCAGGTGTTTCAGAGCGAGAAGTGGCTCTGGAGCTGGAATGCTTTCTGCGCCGGGCAGGAGGTGAGGAAAAAGCCTTTGACCTGATCGTCGCCTCTGGAGATCGAGGGGCTTTACCTCATGGCGTAGCTTCTGACAAGAAGATTGAGTCAGGTGATCTGGTGACCATCGATTTTGGTACCCGTTACCAGCGGTACCATTCCGATGAAACCGTGACGGTTGCAGTGGGAGAAGTGTCTCGTGAGCTCAGGGCAATTTATGATGTTGTTCTGCAAGCCCATGACTTGGCTTTAGCTGCCTTGACACCGTCTGTTAAAGCCAGTGAGATCGATGCCGTGGCACGGCAGTACATAGAGAAAAAAGGATACGGCAAATATTTTGGTCATGGCCTTGGCCATGGCGTAGGCCTTGAAATTCACGAGGCACCGACCGTATCACCAAGCTCAGAGGCATTTTTGACGACGGGAATGGTTTTTACCATCGAGCCTGGTATTTATATTCCTGGAGTCGGCGGGGTTCGTATTGAAGACACTGTTGTCATGACAGTGGATGGTTATCGTTGTCTGACGCAAATCCCCAAAATTTATCGTCAGGTGGCATGA
- a CDS encoding menaquinone biosynthesis protein: MHMKLGHIDYLNCVPFFQYLQQAGFDGTIVKGVPAQLNAMLAQGALDVSPSSSFEYGRNFHNYLLLPNHSISAFDEVQSVLFFSSTPLDELDGQKIYLTGESATSVHLLYVILREFYGCRAIDSCVPEQPAENYLNDGQPVLLIGDRALKASLTVGPEKGYQYDLAQLWHQHTGLPFVFALWIVHRRAYQRLTDEFLLLQTQLQQSKDKAFDHLYALAEAVTDRPWMTQEQLVDYWKCMSYDLDDAHVKGLTLFFELCTKYGYFAQMPELSFIDAVNTLQR, from the coding sequence ATGCACATGAAATTAGGGCATATTGACTATCTGAACTGTGTTCCTTTCTTTCAATATCTGCAACAGGCTGGTTTTGATGGAACAATTGTCAAAGGTGTTCCAGCTCAACTTAATGCCATGCTTGCCCAGGGAGCGTTGGATGTCAGTCCATCCTCATCCTTTGAGTACGGGCGCAACTTTCACAACTACCTTCTGTTGCCGAACCATTCCATCAGTGCTTTTGATGAAGTGCAAAGCGTGTTGTTTTTTAGCTCAACACCACTGGATGAGCTGGATGGCCAAAAGATTTACCTTACCGGTGAGTCTGCCACATCTGTGCATCTGCTCTATGTTATTTTGAGAGAATTTTACGGTTGTCGGGCGATCGACAGTTGTGTCCCCGAGCAACCGGCAGAAAATTACCTTAATGACGGTCAACCTGTTCTGTTGATTGGAGACCGCGCGCTCAAGGCCTCTTTGACCGTTGGGCCGGAAAAAGGTTATCAGTATGACCTGGCTCAGTTGTGGCATCAGCACACCGGGCTGCCATTTGTTTTTGCCCTGTGGATTGTTCATCGACGCGCCTATCAGCGGTTGACGGATGAGTTTTTGCTGTTGCAAACACAATTGCAGCAATCCAAAGACAAGGCATTTGACCATCTCTATGCCCTTGCTGAAGCGGTAACTGATCGCCCCTGGATGACACAGGAACAGCTGGTCGATTACTGGAAGTGCATGTCTTATGATCTTGATGATGCTCACGTTAAGGGGTTGACACTGTTTTTTGAGCTTTGCACTAAATATGGCTACTTTGCCCAGATGCCGGAATTGTCTTTTATTGATGCCGTTAACACATTGCAAAGGTGA
- the accC gene encoding acetyl-CoA carboxylase biotin carboxylase subunit: MIHKVVIANRGEIALRILRACKELGIKTVAVHSDVDSEALHVKLADQSVCIGPAPSIDSYLNMKAIISAAEVTDADAIHPGYGFLSENAEFADICNNCGLTFIGPTAENMRLMGDKISARQTVTKAGVPILPGTKDGVANVEEAVRIAGEIGYPVIIKATAGGGGRGMKIVHSPASLPNAFAAARSEAQSGFGNPEVYIEKYCERPRHVEIQILADKHGHVIHLGERDCSIQRRHQKLIEEAPCAILSDDVRQRMGDCAVAAAKAVNYSSVGTIEFLLDANNDFYFMEMNTRVQVEHPVTEMITGVDIIKEQILAAAGEELRFKQEDIKINGHAIECRINAEDPEKFTPCPGVINGYHTPGGLGVRVDSAVYDQYKVLPHYDSMIAKLIVHAETREEAIKRMSRALDEYLIEGIKTTISFHQKIMNNKEFIEGDIDTGFLERVKI; encoded by the coding sequence ATGATTCACAAGGTTGTAATAGCTAATCGCGGTGAGATTGCGTTACGCATTCTACGTGCCTGCAAAGAGCTGGGGATTAAAACCGTTGCCGTTCATTCCGATGTGGACAGCGAGGCCTTGCACGTCAAACTCGCTGACCAGAGCGTTTGTATTGGCCCGGCACCGAGTATTGACAGCTATCTGAATATGAAGGCGATCATCAGTGCGGCTGAAGTCACTGATGCTGATGCCATTCATCCCGGATACGGATTCCTTTCTGAAAACGCAGAGTTTGCTGATATCTGCAATAATTGTGGATTGACCTTTATTGGTCCAACTGCAGAGAACATGCGTTTGATGGGAGATAAGATCAGCGCGCGTCAAACGGTAACCAAGGCCGGAGTGCCGATTCTTCCCGGTACTAAAGACGGAGTCGCCAATGTTGAAGAAGCTGTGCGTATTGCCGGTGAAATTGGCTATCCGGTCATCATTAAGGCCACTGCCGGTGGCGGTGGACGTGGAATGAAAATTGTTCATTCTCCTGCGTCCCTACCCAATGCCTTTGCTGCTGCGCGTTCTGAAGCCCAATCCGGTTTTGGTAACCCGGAAGTGTATATTGAAAAATATTGTGAGCGTCCTCGCCATGTTGAAATTCAAATTCTTGCAGACAAGCATGGTCATGTGATCCATCTTGGTGAGCGCGACTGTTCAATTCAGCGTCGTCATCAGAAACTGATTGAAGAAGCACCGTGCGCTATTTTGTCCGACGATGTCCGTCAACGTATGGGCGATTGTGCTGTAGCTGCGGCCAAGGCGGTCAATTATTCCAGTGTTGGCACCATTGAGTTTCTCCTCGATGCCAACAATGATTTTTATTTCATGGAGATGAACACCCGGGTTCAGGTCGAGCATCCTGTGACGGAAATGATCACTGGTGTTGATATTATTAAGGAGCAGATTCTTGCTGCGGCAGGTGAGGAACTTCGTTTCAAGCAAGAAGATATTAAAATCAACGGCCATGCCATTGAATGTCGAATCAATGCCGAGGATCCCGAAAAATTCACTCCGTGTCCGGGAGTGATTAATGGTTATCATACCCCTGGCGGACTTGGGGTGCGTGTTGACAGCGCTGTTTACGACCAATACAAGGTGTTGCCTCACTACGATTCAATGATTGCCAAATTGATTGTTCATGCAGAAACACGTGAAGAAGCCATCAAGCGGATGTCACGGGCTCTTGATGAATATCTGATTGAAGGGATCAAGACAACCATTTCGTTCCATCAGAAAATCATGAACAACAAAGAGTTTATCGAAGGTGATATTGATACCGGGTTTCTGGAACGGGTTAAAATATAA
- the aroQ gene encoding type II 3-dehydroquinate dehydratase: MKIKVIHGPNLNLLGVREPGVYGQQTLSEINDELCRYAKEQGVAVDCYQSNHEGDLVDAIHQALTDAVDAIVINPGAYTHTSVALRDAVSAVSIPTVEVHLSNIHCREEFRHHSYLAPVCLGQICGLGARGYRLALLALIEHVKQA, translated from the coding sequence ATGAAAATAAAAGTCATTCATGGTCCAAATTTAAACCTGTTAGGCGTACGTGAGCCAGGAGTGTATGGACAGCAAACGCTGAGTGAAATCAATGATGAATTGTGTCGTTACGCAAAAGAGCAAGGGGTTGCTGTTGATTGTTACCAGTCCAACCATGAAGGTGACTTGGTCGATGCGATCCACCAGGCATTGACCGATGCCGTTGACGCCATTGTCATTAATCCCGGAGCCTACACCCATACAAGCGTTGCTTTGCGCGATGCCGTCTCAGCCGTTTCAATTCCCACAGTTGAAGTTCACCTGTCCAATATTCATTGTCGCGAAGAATTCCGTCATCACTCTTATCTGGCGCCGGTTTGTCTGGGGCAGATTTGTGGTCTTGGGGCTCGTGGTTACCGCCTTGCTTTACTTGCTCTGATTGAGCATGTGAAGCAGGCATAA
- a CDS encoding roadblock/LC7 domain-containing protein produces MFKAILQEIVDQTPGATSIVLMGCDGIAVDAVFRQGTAAEDTQAITIEFAAVVKELMHTTQLLSAGALKEVMVKCEQLTIVLEMLSEEYFVALLFDDEANIGKGRYLLRRDAHKLRKELE; encoded by the coding sequence ATGTTTAAGGCGATTTTACAGGAAATTGTTGATCAGACTCCCGGAGCCACCTCGATTGTTTTAATGGGATGCGATGGGATTGCTGTTGATGCTGTGTTTCGGCAAGGTACTGCCGCAGAAGATACTCAGGCGATTACGATCGAGTTTGCAGCCGTGGTTAAAGAATTGATGCACACCACTCAACTGCTCTCAGCAGGGGCGTTGAAAGAGGTGATGGTCAAGTGTGAACAGTTGACCATTGTTCTTGAAATGCTTAGTGAGGAATATTTTGTTGCCCTTCTGTTTGATGATGAGGCGAATATTGGTAAGGGGCGCTACCTGTTGCGTCGTGATGCCCATAAGCTAAGAAAAGAACTGGAATAA